One Spinacia oleracea cultivar Varoflay chromosome 4, BTI_SOV_V1, whole genome shotgun sequence DNA segment encodes these proteins:
- the LOC110786624 gene encoding proline-rich receptor-like protein kinase PERK15: MTFLEKVVFRILLVFQLCYLGSSKPQFASSFCIEKSGSYTKNSLYRTNLGLASSNLTSASSLRSFSNFTAGEGINRVYALFYCRGDLKLSDCRDCMETATSRIVLECPNEKEAIVFFEECTFRYANRSIFSLEEEEPNDWSFSETMVSDKDQFNDVLTAAMSGPINQAALNSSNRGFYTGVITNSSVNQTLYCLAQCTPDILGIPCRQCLLAALDNLIDEGKTKMSLFMPSCQVMYSLAPFFSIRNASRSTLHDPALNSPAVSPPPQVPPSSQRNSKLYIIVGVPAGLGLFFSLFALWFWLRKRRVGEKIAQQLPHNVHNTFTYEELALATDDFSSSNLLGQGGFGYVYKGVLPNGKEIAVKQLKAGSAQGEREFQAEVKTISLVHHRHLVSLVGYCISGDQRLLVYDFISNKTLEFHLHGEGTSPMSWESRLKTAIGAAKGLAYLHEDCNPKIIHRDIKTENILIDDEFEAKVADFGLAKFSLDTDTHVSTRVMGTFGYLAPEYAASGKLTEKSDVFSFGVVLLQLITGRRPVDKTRPFRDDSIVEWARPLLTQALEGGSFSDIVDPRLEDYNPSEMVQMIACAAVCVRISARQRPRMIQVVRALAGNLSAEDVLKEITADNTTFHESSDYNSSGQNKEESKKLGKVIQTYTHSTGMYSTNTSELASTSSSESQQENILKLGNLKQAR; encoded by the exons ATGACATTTCTTGAGAAAGTGGTATTCAGAATCCTATTGGTGTTTCAGTTATGTTATCTTGGTTCTTCAAAACCCCAATTTGCTAGCTCTTTTTGTATAGAAAAGAGTGGTTCTTACACGAAGAACAGTCTTTATCGAACTAATCTGGGTCTCGCTTCTTCCAATCTAACCTCGGCATCATCCCTCAGAAGTTTCTCTAACTTCACTGCTGGTGAAGGCATTAACAGAGTATATGCCCTCTTCTACTGCAGAGGGGACTTGAAACTGTCAGATTGCCGCGACTGTATGGAAACCGCGACATCTAGAATTGTTTTAGAGTGCCCCAATGAAAAAGAAGCCATTGTTTTCTTCGAAGAATGCACATTTCGTTATGCCAACCGGTCTATATTCTCCCTTGAGGAAGAAGAACCAAATGATTGGTCTTTCAGTGAAACTATGGTTTCTGACAAAGATCAGTTCAACGATGTACTTACAGCTGCGATGAGTGGCCCTATTAATCAGGCTGCTTTAAATAGTTCCAATCGAGGTTTTTATACTGGTGTTATAACAAACTCTTCTGTAAATCAGACTTTATATTGTCTTGCACAATGTACACCAGATATTCTTGGCATCCCATGTCGCCAATGCCTCCTTGCAGCACTAGATAATCTTATCGATGAGGGGAAAACGAAGATGAGTCTTTTCATGCCTAGTTGTCAGGTTATGTATTCTCTTGCTCCTTTCTTCAGTATTAGAAATGCATCAAGGTCTACGCTACATGATCCTGCACTCAATTCTCCTGCAGTTTCACCACCTCCTCAAGTTCCCCCTTCCTCCCAGA GAAATAGTAAATTGTACATTATTGTAGGAGTTCCTGCTGGTTTAGGTTTATTTTTTAGTCTTTTTGCTCTTTGGTTTTGGTTGCGTAAGAGAAGGGTTGGTGAGAAAATTGCCCAACAATTACCACACAATGTGCACAATACATTTACATATGAAGAGTTAGCTTTGGCAACTGATGATTTTTCAAGCTCCAATCTTCTCGGTCAAGGTGGTTTTGGATATGTCTACAAAGGAGTCCTGCCTAATGGCAAAGAAATTGCAGTCAAACAGCTGAAAGCTGGAAGTGCACAGGGGGAGCGCGAGTTTCAGGCAGAGGTCAAAACAATTAGTCTTGTGCATCATCGGCATTTGGTTTCACTAGTTGGATATTGCATTTCTGGAGATCAGCGATTGCTTGTATATGATTTCATTTCAAACAAGACTTTGGAGTTCCATTTACATG GAGAAGGAACATCACCTATGAGTTGGGAATCAAGGTTGAAAACTGCTATAGGTGCTGCGAAAGGATTAGCATATCTTCACGAGGACT GTAATCCGAAAATTATTCACAGAGATATCAAGACGGAAAATATTCTTATAGATGATGAGTTTGAAGCAAAG GTTGCAGACTTTGGACTAGCAAAGTTTTCTTTAGATACAGATACTCATGTATCTACTCGGGTTATGGGAACTTTTGG CTACCTAGCTCCAGAGTATGCTGCAAGTGGAAAACTTACTGAAAAATCAGATGTATTTTCCTTTGGGGTTGTGCTTTTGCAACTGATTACAGGGCGTAGACCTGTTGATAAAACTCGCCCGTTCAGGGATGATAGCATTGTAGAATGG gCTAGGCCTTTGCTAACACAGGCTCTAGAAGGTGGAAGCTTCAGTGATATTGTCGACCCAAGATTAGAAGACTATAATCCCAGTGAGATGGTTCAAATGATTGCTTGTGCAGCTGTATGTGTTCGTATCTCTGCAAGACAACGGCCTAGAATGATACAG GTAGTTCGAGCTCTTGCAGGGAACTTGTCAGCTGAGGATGTTTTGAAAGAAATCACAGCAGATAACACAACGTTTCATGAAAGTTCAGATTACAACTCTAGTGGCCAGAACAAGGAGGAATCAAAGAAATTGGGGAAGGTTATTCAGACCTACACTCATAGTACTGGAATGTACAGTACAAACACCAGTGAGCTTGCATCTACCTCGAGTTCTGAAAGCCAACAAGAAAACATATTGAAGCTGGGTAATCTTAAACAGGCACGGTGA
- the LOC130472285 gene encoding E3 ubiquitin-protein ligase WAV3-like translates to MALRLHLTIIGKCSICSESLKEGEDRALYISECSHAFHYNCILYNALHGNNICPTCNSLWKNLPFLNASPTPYPNNKIHIPNPPPPPNFSPKFPPIRHLPYADDDPLSSSTASSSFPNNNNHIPKPPPPPPPPKFPPIRPLPFADDDPLPSSPATTTASSSFPQLSESDTTLYPTNNVHIHIPKPPPPPPPKFPPIRRISFADDNPLPSSPVTTIASSSFPEHVALRESDTTLYPTNNIHNHIPRPPPPPTFPPIHSYQVLSSTFTTTTTTATTTASSSATPLQQQGANMTVKAFPEYPALGKSEQSNSFAVLVGIQAPPLSPEASDRSTDRAPIDLIAVLDVSGSMTGNKITLLKKAMVFVINNLGPTDRLSIITFSTKARRVTPLWRMTDTRKNDSIHAVNSIVVEEATNIIAGLKMAVQVLDQRREKNPVSSILLLSDGQDNENEPGKHFLRLLPYCIRSNDTDSSNSAHHQTDAVIPVHTFGFGSDHDATTMHAIADISRGTFSYIESIRIIQDAFAQCIGGLLSVVAQQLEIQVETASVKVRIQCIPSGKHRNNIGYSKEHGVIYLDNVYAEEVKQFLVYLSVPPAELGTLTTQLLEVKCLYMDPLSKQNKVSETVKVEIYRPDVEDLSETDRQVCLEVSKEKHRITVAKGIAQAQAMAERGQLHEAQSSLQNQITFLETVRDSGFDAAHCEMLTEEVKVVKQMMASKGVYEGTGRGFTKSMMLCHGYQRAATQQSSKAPAGRSVAMSYQTNNMKKMVSKSRRMRQGDDDQDSIP, encoded by the exons ATGGCTCTAAGACTGCATCTAACTATCATT GGGAAGTGTTCCATATGCTCCGAAAGCTTGAAAGAAGGAGAAGACCGAGCATTGTACATATCAGAGTGCTCCCATGCCTTCCACTACAACTGCATTCTCTACAATGCTCTACATGGGAATAACATATGCCCAACTTGCAACTCCCTTTGGAAAAACCTTCCGTTTCTCAATGCTTCCCCTACCCCTTACCCTAACAACAAAATTCACATCCCTAATCCACCTCCTCCCCCTAATTTTTCTCCTAAATTTCCTCCCATTCGCCATCTCCCTTATGCTGATGATGATCCCCTCTCGTCCTCTACTGCCTCTTCCTCTTTTCCTAACAACAACAATCACATTCCTAAGccacctcctcctcctcctcctcctaaGTTTCCTCCCATTCGCCCTCTCCCTTTTGCCGATGATGATCCCCTCCCATCCTCTCCCGCTACCACTACTGCCTCTTCCTCTTTTCCCCAGTTAAGCGAGTCAGATACTACCCTTTACCCTACCAACAACGTTCACATTCACATTCCTAAGCCGccacctcctcctcctcctaaGTTTCCTCCAATTCGCCGTATCTCTTTTGCTGATGACAATCCCCTCCCATCCTCTCCCGTTACCACTATTGCCTCTTCCTCTTTTCCTGAGCATGTTGCACTAAGGGAGTCAGATACTACCCTTTACCCTACCAACAACATTCACAATCACATTCCTAGGCCACCTCCTCCCCCTACTTTTCCTCCCATTCACAGCTATCAAGTCCTATCCTCAACCTTTACTACTACTACCACTACTGCTACTACTACTGCCTCTTCCTCAGCCACACCGCTTCAACAACAGGGTGCCAACATGACAGTAAAGGCCTTTCCTGAGTATCCTGCACTAGGTAAGTCAGAACAATCTAACTCCTTTGCTGTCCTCGTTGGCATCCAGGCCCCACCTTTGTCTCCAGAAGCTTCTGACAGGTCGACAGACCGGGCCCCAATCGACCTCATTGCAGTCCTTGATGTGAGCGGAAGTATGACTGGAAACAAGATAACACTCCTTAAGAAGGCAATGGTGTTTGTCATCAACAACTTGGGTCCCACTGACCGACTGTCGATCATCACCTTTTCAACCAAAGCCCGACGGGTGACCCCACTTTGGAGGATGACTGACACAAGGAAAAACGACAGTATCCACGCTGTCAACTCCATTGTTGTAGAGGAAGCTACTAATATCATTGCAGGACTTAAAATGGCTGTACAGGTACTTGACCAGCGTCGAGAGAAGAACCCTGTTTCCAGTATTCTTCTTCTGTCTGATGGACAGGACAACGAAAATGAACCTGGCAAACATTTTCTCCGCCTTCTTCCATATTGTATCCGCTCAAATGACACAGATTCTAGTAATTCTGCTCATCATCAAACTGATGCAGTAATTCCAGTCCATACATTTGGTTTTGGTTCTGACCATGATGCAACTACAATGCACGCCATTGCAGACATATCACGTGGGACCTTCTCTTACATTGAATCAATCAGGATTATCCAGGATGCTTTTGCCCAGTGCATTGGTGGACTTTTGAGTGTGGTGGCGCAACAGCTTGAAATACAGGTGGAAACCGCCTCTGTTAAGGTTCGAATCCAGTGTATTCCCTCTGGAAAGCATAGAAATAACATTGGTTACAGTAAAGAACATGGGGTGATATATCTAGATAATGTCTACGCCGAGGAAGTGAAGCAATTCCTAGTGTACCTTTCAGTTCCACCAGCTGAACTTGGGACTTTGACAACACAACTATTGGAAGTCAAGTGTTTGTACATGGACCCACTTTCGAAGCAAAACAAAGTTTCTGAGACAGTTAAAGTAGAGATTTACAGACCAGATGTTGAAGACTTATCTGAGACAGATAGGCAGGTGTGTTTAGAGGTGAGTAAGGAGAAACACCGCATCACTGTAGCAAAAGGGATTGCTCAGGCACAGGCCATGGCAGAGAGGGGACAGCTACATGAAGCACAATCATCGCTTCAGAATCAAATCACGTTTTTGGAAACAGTGCGTGATTCTGGATTCGATGCTGCACACTGTGAGATGTTGACAGAAGAGGTAAAAGTAGTGAAACAGATGATGGCGAGTAAAGGGGTGTATGAAGGTACAGGGAGGGGTTTTACCAAATCAATGATGTTGTGTCATGGTTATCAGAGAGCTGCAACTCAACAATCCAGCAAAGCCCCTGCAGGACGTTCTGTTGCAATGAGTTATCAAACAAACAACATGAAGAAAATGGTGAGTAAGTCGCGGAGAATGCGTCAAGGTGATGATGATCAAGATTCAATACCATAA